From Gracilimonas sp.:
TGAGGCATTCACAAAAGTTCCGGCCTGCAGAAGAGTGTCGAACTCTGACTGCTGAAATACAAAGGCTTCATCCTGATTGGTAAAGGTTTGCTGAACCTCATTGCCATCGGGTTGTCGGATAGTCAGCGTAATTCCGGTTCCATCGGGATCTCTGTGCCTGTTTTCAATCAGGAAATACTCGGAATCGGAGAGCTTGTATTTTGCAATGGCATTAGGTTGATCGAGGGAATTTGCCGGAAGCTGAATATCACCCGCTTGGTTCACATCAATTTCAAAAGGGGTTTCCCATCCTAAATACATTTTTTCCCAGGCAGAAGGTTCGGGAGGAAGCAGTCCATTGTAGGAAAAGAATCCGGCTCCGTCCATCAAACCGAAACGACCAATTGCAGGGTCTCCGGTTTCAGTATTAAATAAATCCGGTAAGCCCAGGTGACTTCCAATAGATGCACACAGAAGCCCATTTATGGAAAGGGGAAAAGCGAATTCATTATCCTGAATATCAAGCCCACGGCGTGTTTCTGTTCTTGGGAGAATCATGGAGTTTGTGACACGAAACGAGCCATCATTTACAGTAAATCCGTTAAAAGAAGGATCATTTAGAAGCTGCCCGAGATTTTCTTTTCGAAGGTAAAGGGAAGGGATGTCAAAAGGGGTGATGTCCAGATTAGTGCCCGTTAGCTCAATATCACGCCCAACACCGGCATGGAATATGACAAAAGCAGTGGTTTCAGGATCCAGTCCGGAAGCATCAAAATTTGGACCGTTTTCAACTTCTTGCCAGGCATCGCGGGCAAGCTCGGCTACTTTTTCGTTCGTGAAGGTTTCTCCAGTGGGGGAGTATTCCTCCATTTTTTTCGGGAGTTGATAAATTGTGGGAAGTACCTGGTAATCGATGGTCAGTTGACCATCGGAGGATTGCTCATAATAGTTCTTAGCAAACTCAAGGTGAGCTTCAAAATAACTTCGGTTGTGCGGAAGGGGTTCAACCCGGAAGTCTTCAGCATTAGCCAAATAAGGAAGTCCGTCCATGCCATCGGGGCCAAAAATCCCGGTTCCGGAAGTCAGACGGTTACTATCCGGTTGAAATTCAACCATAATGGCAACCACATTAAGCGTTCCGGTCGCGTTCAGGTTCTCACTCAATACCGGATGGGGCTTGGAAATAGCATGAGAACGCTTAACGGGGATATGTTGAGCGTGGGTGTGGCGGTTCCAAAATAGAAAGAGCATGCTAAAAACTAACATGCTCCTCATGAAAAACTTCAAATGCTGCATGTATTAAAAGTCAATAAGCAAACTGAATCGCAAGGTGTTGGCAAGTGGGTGATCTTCTTCAAGCGTTTTTATATAACTGAAGTCAACACCCAGAAAACTATAGCGGATACCGGCGCCAAAAGTAATGTATTCACGATCACCGTTTTGGGGGTCTTCGAAATAATAACCGCCACGCAGAGCAAACTGATCAGCATACCAATACTCAATACCGGCTCCAATCATAAACTGCTGCATCAGCCCAACCTCTACAGTATTCTGACCGTCAAAACGCTCGAAGCTGCTCCATGACTTGTAAAGGGCTTCAATGGGGCCCACTGCTTTGGTTTCGATAACGGTTGAGTCACCGCTTTGCACTTCAAATTTATCGGTACGGGCCATGATTTTGGAAATATCGTTGGCAACGGTGATGCGGTTAATGCCTTCATCATCCAGGTCAAGATCGAATGACCACCCGAAGCGCAGTACCGTAGGCAGCGGGTCTTTCTGGGCGTTATCGGTGTACTGGATGCCGGGCCCGAGATTTGATAGGTTTGATCCAAAGCTAAACCGTGCATCTCTTCCGCCAAGCGAGAACGTGTCCGTCTTATACAAGAAGGAAAGGTCTACAGCTACACTGCTTCCCGGATTCACTTTTTGGGCTGCGATGGAAGTACCACTGGCCAAACTGGAGTAAATAAGGCGGAGACTGGTTCCAACCCCAAAGTTTTTACTCACCTGGTATCCATAAGATCCACCGAGTGCCACTTCGTAACTTTGGAATCGGGAGATTGGCTCCGGACTTGTTTCATCCGTTTCCACTTGTTCCCCCAGGTTCAGGTATGTTAAGTGAGCACCGAAGGTGCCAATGCCTTCAACGTAATATTTTCCTACCACGTAATCGTAGAAAAGGTCACTCACGTTAAAGTTAGCCAACCAGTTCGAGTGGGTGATACTAGCCTGGTTCGCTCCCTTTTGGAAAGCTAAGCCTGCGGGATTCCAAAATAGCGCAGATGCGTTGTCTGCAATAGCTACCCCGGTGTTACCCATACCGGCACCGCGTGAATCCGGTTCAATTTGAAGAAAGGGCACCGCTGTAATGGCAACCTGTGCATATGTGATGGCGGGCATTAAAAATAATGCCGCTGCTATGATGGATACTGTCCTTTTCATAAAAAACGAATTTAAGATAGTTGAATATAAGAGATTCAGGGTTAAGTTACGATGCTATCGTATGATTACGAGCTTTTCGACTTGCTCTGCTGTTTGTCTTCCTTTCGGGGTATTTGTTGCAACCCGAAGCACATAAATATAAGTACCGTTACCCAGGCGATCATAATCCCGGTCACGGCCATCCCATGAAATACTGGCATAAGAACTTGTAGTTATGAGTGACTGTTCAATGTGTTGGACCGGCTTGCCACTCAGTGTATAAATACGAACTGATACGTCGAGTGGATTACCGGGCTGGTTATGTTCGAAGCTGAATCGGGTGGCATTATTCATCGGGTTGGGGAAGTTAAACACGTTTCTGACGGTTAACTCCTCACTCGATGCTACTTCAAAGAAAACTTCTTCTTCTGAAGGATTATTGTGCACATCCCACGCTCGAACTTTAAGGGTATAGCTACCTTCCGGAAGTTGATCCAGAGGGTACTCGATACGCCCCCGCGTGAAATCATTTAAACTGCCCTCATAAAAATCGTTGAGGACGAACGATTGTTGTGGTTCTGTATCGATTGTAGCAATTATTTCATGTCCTACTCCTGTTCCTGTAGTGTTTATGCCAGATTGATCTTCAAGTTCAATTATCAGTGTTGGTGAACTGTTCACCAAATTTCCGTTCACAAAGCGTTCATCGTTCAGAAATACATCCATTTGCGGTCCCGACCCGTCGTCAACCGCGTTTTCGTTAACTCCGTTAAAGCGCACTTTTGTGTATGAGCCGCCGGCTGTTTGGCCATTACTGTTAGCAAAGAAAATGATACGGCCGGTGTTATCTGAAAAACTGATGTCTTTAGGTACTATAAAGGAAGAGGTAAACTGCCCATTGGTGATGGCGGCCTTGCCTTTAAAAAGAATATCGTTCTCCGATTCATAATCACAGCCAGAAAGCCGGCAGTTGTCCTGGGCAACCCATTCTCGATCGGATGGCAGAGGCACGTTACGAGGGGCGTCCATAACCGTAATAACCGCCTCTCCGCTATAATTGGGTAATGGATTTCCCTGCAGGTCTTTTATCTGTCCGGCCAGGTTAACCTGTTCAAGAGCCTTTATGGTGAGTGTGGTATCTTCACCGGTTTCTGTGTAGCCGTTAATGGACGTCAGGTCGGCTTGTTGCTCAGGCAGGCGGAATTTTGTAGCGGGATCACCAATAAGAATGAATTTTTTACTGTTCCGGGAAGCAACAACGGTAGAACTGCCGATACTGGAGTTTTTTGTACGCAAGTAAATATCACCCAATCGAAGAGGGCTTCCATCGGGATTACGTTCAACCATGCGTTGGGAGAGGGCCACGTTCAATCCGAAGTTATTTCCGGCACTTATCGTAAAACTTGTGAAGACGACCCGGGTAGTCGTAAATGCTCCTATAATCCCACCGTTTTCTGCAAAAAGCAGTTTTTCAGCACCAGACTGGGCATCAATGTCGTCGTATCGGCCGAACTGACAAGTAGCTGTTACAAGCACAGCTAATTGGTCGCGGTTGGTCAGGTTGGGAATGTAATTGGAGAGAAATAACTCCTCATCAGACAGCGTCTGCTCGTTTCCGTGGCCCGAATAATTCATAACCAGCGTACCCTCGTTAAATGAGCTTATGAAAGCATCGGTGGCACCGGGTATTTTTCGTCCCGATCCGGTAATCTCAACCGGGTAGGCAAATTCATACACTTTTTTGATTCGTAGTCCTGGCTCCATAAAGTTCATGCGCTGGGCAGTTTCATCGGCATTAACCACGTGTATGTCTCGGTCGCCGGAATCAGGGAAGTCATCATCGGCAGCAAAGGTTAACAGATTTTGCCAGTTGCCGGTGTTGGCCGGGTCTTCGTAGGTTTTAATTTTTTGGACGGCTATAGCTGCTTCTGATCGTGTTTGTGCAGAAATTCGGCCCAGTCCAATATCCAGGTAATGCGAGTTGCTGGTCTGCCCACCGGTTAAATCTCCCTCATTGTCATCCAGGAAACCGAAGAAATCATCGGTAGCGAAAGACTGTATTCTATTCAGCGATTCATCACTTTGATAGGTGACGATATAATTTTGGAAGCCATTGCTGATGATGTTCTTGTAGTCGAAGGTGGCGTCCCCAAAAAGGAGCAAATATTGCGGAGGTTCCTGCCCGTCATTCAAAGCGCGGTCGTACAAAAATTTTGTGTAATCACGAATGGCGGATGGATCGACAACGCCGCCCGAAAATTCATTCAATATTTGTTCCTGGGTTACAATAACGGGATTTAATCCATCCTTCTGAGACCTGTAATTGCCAAGGTCTTCGGCATATTCCCTGAACTCATCGGCGGTGACAATGATATAATCAGGGTAATCGGTAATTCCTTTCAGGTTTTGAGGGGCTACTAAAGTGCCCATAGCCGGTTGGAAAAAGCTGGATTGAGCCACAAACCGTAAGTCATCCCCTGAATAATAATTGAAGCTATAATTTCCGTTAGATCCGGTTGAACTCAATAGCTTCGGCTGGGTTACATCACTTACATCTAGAATGACGGGCTGGCTGTCAAACCCGGAGAGCCGGTATTGAGCAAGTTCACTGGAAGAACCATCGGCTGGGGAATAGAAATACAGATGATTATTCTGTGCCTGAAGTTCTCTGCGAACTACCACGCGGAACCAGTCCAAAAAGCCCCTTGAGCTTGATTCGCTGTGATTATAGGTAGCTTCTGCCTCAATAATTCCATCTTGAATGGATGGGGTGAAACTGGTCCTGAAGGAGCCCTCCACACCGGAATCCCCGGAACTACAGTTATAACAGCTTCCACAGCTGCTTAAGCAGGAAATAGCCCGGATATTCACCGTTTCAATTTGTTGATTGTTTATCGAGACTTCGAAATTGGCAGAATTCGTGGACCTGTTAATAAATTGACCTTCTACGGTAATAGGCTCATTGGTGATGATACCGGCAAGGGTATCTGCAAAAACAGGGATGGAAGTACCGTTGCTTGAGGCATCAAATCGCCGCCCAAACCAGTGCCGGCCTGACTTTATGCTTTCTTCAGTCTTGTAGAGCTCTTCATCTTTCCAGCTAAAATCATGAAAGGAGGTAATGGTTCGGGAAGGGGAGAAATTGTTGTTTACGGCTGCAAGACGGTCTCCGGGAGCATCCGAAACGGTCAGAAATACAAAGGATTGGTTACTGTAAGGATGAAGGCGGTGCTCAAATTCTATGCTGTCTCTGAGTACCCGGTGTGGTGAATTTCCGTAAAAAATTACGCGGTCATTGGCATTAAAAGTGCCATCATTTTGTCCTTCAACAATAACAGGAATCTGGGTTAGCTCCGGGCGGGGCTGGTCGTTTGCTTCAGGCAGCTGATAGCCTCCAGTTCCCCAAAGCTGGATATTGCGTGGATCAATAGCGCTGACTTCAATCCCCAGATCTTCAAGATAGGTGGCATCCAGTTCGTAAATTCCGTTTTTAGTGATGGGGATTTTGTACCAGGCTCCTTCGTCAAACAGAGAGCTGTTGTTTTGCTTGGCTGTTCTCAATTGTGGAAGGCGGGTATCTCCCTCTTTATAAACCCGAATTCTGAATTTTCGCAGAACTTTCGTGCCACTTTCTCCATAGCGGGCAATATTTATACTGAGCGCGCTTACTTTTTGGCCGCGTTGAATACCGGGCTCAGAGATCTCAATCAGTGGCTTAGAGTTATCAGAAAGAGCTAAAACGGTCGCTTGTTCCGGGGAAATTTCACGATTAATAGTAGAGACAGCTTGCTCAAGGACCTGGTAACGAGGGGTGTTACCGGAAACGGGAACCATCAACCCATAAGGAGACAGGATTTCGAGCTTCTCATTGGAGAACTCGTAATCTGTAAATGAGTCTGTTTCTGCTACTACTTTCAGTTGCTGGGCATTTGCTACTTCAGCAATCAATAAGCAAAGCAAACCACTAATATAAAGCAGCTTGTTAAGCATAAAGGAACTAATCGTTTACTGGTTTCGCGTATTAACGCTTAAGGTTTTGTAGCAGTTTTTCTATATAAGGATATAGTACTTCGAGTTAAGATTGACCTGTAAGATGAGAATGTTCTCTGCGCTGATGTTTAGTTAACGATAAATGAATAGTAGCTTTGGTCTATACAGTAGAGTCGTTTGTTTCAGGTCTGCTTTATAATAGGTCGGTGAAATAATAATGTCAATAAAAAAATAGCCCGCTTAAAAACATAAGCGGGCTATGTGCTTTTAAAGCATTTCCAGCACGAGGGAGGAAGCTCCGCCTCCGCCGTTGCAGATACCCGCACATCCGTATTTACCTTTCGTTCTGCGAAGGGCATGGATGAGGGTAACAATAATCCGTGCTCCTGAACAACCGAGCGGGTGACCGATACTTACGGCCCCTCCGTGGATGTTTACCTTCTCAGGGTCGAGTTCCAGAATCTGGTTGTTAGCCAAAGCCACAACCGAAAAAGCTTCGTTTATCTCAAAAAGATCGATGTCATTCTTGGTCAGCCCGGCTCTCTTAAGCGCAATGGGGATGGCATCGGCCGGTGCGGTTGTAAACCATTCAGGCGCTTTGGCAGCACTGCTATGGCTCAATATTTTTGCTAATGGCTTTAGTCCGAGTTCTTTGGCTTTGTCAGCGCTCATCACTAAAACAGCGGCTGCACCATCATTAATACTGGAAGCATTGGCAGCAGTTACGGTTCCTTCTTTGTCAAATACCGGTCGCAATTCAGGAATCTTTTCAAAACGAACTTTACCCAATTCTTCGTCTTTTTCTACTTCGGTAACATTTCCTTTGCGGTCTTTAACTTTGATCTTAATCAGCTCATCTTTGAAGTAGCCTTTCTCGGTGGCCTCAATGGCTCTTTTGTAAGAGTTGATGGCGTATTCGTCTTGCTCTTCGCGGCTGATGTTGCATTCCCGGGCGCAAAGGTCTCCCGCATTACCCATCAGGTACTTATTATATACATCCCAAAGCCCGTCTTTTACGATACCGTCTTCGGCTTCAACATGGCCGTATTTCGCGCCAAAACGTTGCTTAGGCAGATAGTAGGGAACATTACTCATGCTCTCCATTCCTCCGGCTACAATGATCTCTGCTTCGCCTAAACGAATCTGGTCGGCTGCGATCATAATCGACTTCATACCTGAAGCACATACTTTATTGACCGTGGTTGCAGGTGTTCGCTCGTGAAGTCCTGCTTTCATAGCTGCCTGCCGGGCCGGTGCCTGCCCGATACCTGCTGAAAGTACATTACCCATAACCACCTCCTGAACATCATCGGGTTTGATACCTCCTGATTTTACCGCTTCAAGGATGGCGGATGCGCCCAACTCGGGTGCAGAAAAGGAAGAAAGGCTGCCTCCAAAGGAGCCCATTGGGGTTCGTTTTGCAGATACAATTACAACGTCTCGCATGATCGGAATAAGTTTTAAATTAGATTTCTGTAAGCGCTTTTCTAGCGCCTGAAAGATACTAAAGGCTCAGGAATGATGATATACTAAAATGCCTGTTTCAGGTCATCGATGAGGTCGTCAGCGTCTTCAATTCCCACTGAAATACGAATTAAAGAATCCTTCAGACCAGCTTTTTCCCGAGCGTCTTTAGGGATGGAGCCGTGAGTCATAGAAGCGGGGTGACTTATTAATGATTCCACACCGCCCAGACTTTCAGCTAAGGTAAAGATGGATGTGTTACTCATAAATTTGGTAGCGGCTTCAATTGAGTCATCTTTCAGGGTGAAGGAAAGCATAGCTCCGAAGTCATCCATTTGTTTAGCGGCTAATTCATGCTGTGGATGTGATGACAAGCCGGGATATAATACAGACTCAACTTTATCATGACTTTCCAGGAATGAAGCTATTTGCTTAGCATTATCAACAGAACGCTGAACGCGCACGCTCAAAGTTTTGATACCACGTAAGGTGAGATAGCAATCCATAGGCCCGGGTACCGCTCCTGATGTTTTGGTTTGGAACCGGAGATTTTCCATAATCTCCTGGTTGGAACTGGCAACCGCACCGTGAATAACGTCAGAGTGTCCGGCCAAATACTTGGTCGCGGAATGGAGCACCGCATCAGCTCCAAATTCGAGCGGCCTCTGCAGGTATGGAGATGCAAAAGTATTATCAACTACGGTGAGTATATTGTTGGGCTTAGCTAATCCTACCAACGCCTCGATATCTACAATACGGAGCAAAGGATTAGTTGGGGTTTCAATCCACATCAGCTTTGTTTGTGGGGTAATGGCATCCTTGACCTTCTCCAGATCCGTCATATCAACGAAAGTGAAATCAATCCCATAGGGTTCGAATACCTTGGTAAATAACCGGTAGGAGCCTCCATATAAATCATTAGTCGTCACAACGTGATCGCCCGGACGCAACATTTTCATCAGGGAATCCATAGCTGCAACTCCGCTGGAAAAACAAGCGGCTTCGTCAGCTCCTTCTAAACCGGCGATCATTTGCTCAAGAGCTGTGCGCGTGGGGTTCCCAACGCGGGCATAATCGTACCCTTTATGTTTGTTGGGAGCTTCCTGAGCGTATGTTGAAGTTTGAAAAATGGGAGGCATTACCGCGCCTGAAGTTTCTTCTGGCTTCTGGCCGGCATGAATCGTCTTGGTATTAAATTTCATAATTAATTATCTGCTGAGGCAGTTTTGCGAGTTTTTAAAGTTTTGAGAACGCTGAGTTTACTGGTGTACTCTTCGTTGTTCGGATCTATTACAACTAATTTTTCGTAGTAATCAATCGCAAAGTTGATAAGTGTGTAAGCTTTGGATTCGAGGCTGGCTCTGTCGTTCTCAAATGCGACGGGTAGAAGTGATAAGTACTGAGCTGAGAGGTTGTTATAAAAAACAGCCAGGCTTTCAAGGTATTCCGTATTAGAGGTGTCTCTTTTGAAGGCTTCGATCAGCTGTGTTTCGGCTTCATCGCCCATTCCTTCTGCTTCAAATTTAATCTGCTCAACAAGCATAGTATCATTACTCGAATAGGCTTGCTTCAGGTCTTGTAAAATTCCGGAAGTAATCTGGTATAGCTGGGTGCCATATACATTTCTCAGGTTGGCATTATTCGGATATTCTGCTACCAGATTCTCAAGCATATCGGCAGCCTGTTCGCTGTTTCCTTCCGAGATGTAGGCATTGATCAATCCAAAAGCCAGGTTCATGTCTTCCTGCATATTTGTATTGGCCTGCTCGTAGTAAGATGCAGCTTGTTCAGGATCTCCTTTCTCGAGATATAAATACCCAAGGTTTTCATAGATTTCGACCGGGTCTTCATCCGCGTAATTCAGGGCCGTTTCGAGTGTTTGGATGGCATCGTCCAAATCTCCCACATTAAACTGTGCAATCGAAAGGTTTTTATAAGAGCTGACGGCATCTTCCCGCAAAATAAGTGCGTTTTGAAAATGAATGGCAGCGCGCTGGTATCGTTCAGAAATATCTTCATTCTCTGAAATCCGAAGACCGGCATTGTGCTCTTTTTTCCAATACTGCTGCCGCAGGCTATCTATCACGGAAACCTGGGATGCATCAGCCCCATATTCTACGGCTAACTCAAAATTATCGGCCGTATTTTCGTAAAATTCGGCTCTTAATTCCGGGTCTGCCTGGTTGGCTAAATCGGCATTAATGGTAGCTTTTTGAATGTAAAGGGAAGGTTGTTCGGGGTTTTCAGCAAGCCGGTTATCAATTTCGGTGATAGCTTCCTGATACTTGTTATTTGCAAGCAGTTCATCAATGTTAACTTGTGATGTGCTGCAAGAAATAAAAAACCCGGCCACCAGAAGTAAGCCTGTCAGCCGGGTAAAATTTGAAATAGTCATATTAAATTTTTTGATAGGTGAGATTACATGCCCGCTTTATCCATAGCTTCGGCAGCTTTTTCCTGCATGTCGAGCTGTACATAAATGCGAGACAGTGATTGCCAGTTGGCCGTATTGTCAGGCTCAAGCTCTACTGCTTTTTCGTAATATTTCATGGCTTCGCGAAGCTCTTCTTTAGCTTGTTTGTCAAGCTCACTGGCAAGTTCGTTATCCTGGGTAAAGTTTCTTTTCTCGTATAAAGCGGCTGCTTTATTGGTGAAAGAAATACCAAGATATTGGTAAGCCTTAGGATCTTCAGGGCGCAATTCCGTAACTCTGATCAGTTCAGATTCTGCGCGGTCGCTTAACTTATTCATTTCTGATGTAAGTTCTTCATTCACAGATACCAAAGAGTCGATAGAGGCATTGATGGCGTCCGCTCTGTTGCGGTTGTTTCGAAGCTCAGTGCCTAAGTCGTAAATATCGTCATAGTTACTGGTGATTCTTTCAGAAATCTCGGTGGTAGCCTGTAATAACTGAGTACCAAGCGCCAGGTGATATTGAGCGTTTTCCGGATCTCTTTCGATCAGTGCTTCAATCGTCTGAATGGATTTTTCTCTTTGTCCGGCCTGCATGTACACATCAGCTAAAACCTGTACCAGCTGTACACTGTCCGGGTAAGACTCGACGCCGTTTTCCAGTACGTTAATTGCTTCTTCAGGCTGCTCACTTTCTCTGTAGTAAGTTCCTAGTCGCAAGAAGTCTTCAGAAGGAGGGTTGCCCTTCATTTCCATAGAAGTGTTCAGAGCTTCAATGGCTCCGGCATAGTTGCCGTTAATGCTTTGAACCTGAGCAAGAATATCCCAGGAAAGGGTACTGTCAGGATTGATGATTACAGCATTTTCAAGGTGAGCAACAGCAACTTTGATAGGTTCTTCTACCGTAGCTTTCAGGCTGTCATCATTTACATACTCAATAGCTTTGTTATGCTCAAAGCCCCAGGTACTGAGGATAAGATTATCCACGTCTCCGGCTTCAGAAGGAACTTCTTCCTGAGCGGAAAATTTCTCACGAGCTGTTACAGCAGACTCTCTGAAATTCTCATAGGTTCCTTTTCTCTCACCTGCCTGAGGTATTGTTCTTGCTTTTTCTTTATACGTCATGGCCTTGTAGTAATAGGGAAGGCCGCTTTCAGGGTTGTTTTGGATGGAACGGTCTAAAACGGCAAGGGCAGAGTCATAATTCTGAGTGAAAATATTCTTCTGCGCCTCTTCAATCAAAGGATCTGTCGTTTCACAACTAGCAAGGATCCCTACAAAAAGAACCGCTGAAAGTAAGTTTCTAAGTAGCTTTTTCATTTTATTATAAAATTGAATTTGGTTGAAATCGGGTCAAATGTATATGTTGTCAAAAATAGTCATATGTGCTGCTTTCTGCAATTTATTAGCGCACATGCTTTAGATTTTTATATCACCATAATCATTAAGGAATATATTCATGAAAAAAATACATGCTACAGACAATGCACCGGCTGCTATAGGCCCTTACAGTCAGGCAACCTCTTATAACGGAACGCTTTACTGCTCCGGACAGATCCCATTAAATCCTGAAACTATGGAACTGGTAGGTGAAACCGCCGCTGAACAAGCTGCTCAGGTTATGGACAATCTTAAAGCTGTTCTTGCCGAGGCCGGCATCGATTTCTCACACGTACTTAAATGCACCATATTTTTGGCAAGTATGGATGATTTTGGCGCCGTGAATGAAGTGTATGGAGCACGATTTAAATCAGATCCTCCCGCACGAGAAACGGTAGCTGTTAAAACATTACCGAAAAATGTGCTGGTTGAAATTAGCTGTATTGCGCATCTCTAACCACCGTTTAGAAGCCGGAAATTAGTTTTGAAACTCTTTTGAAGCTATGTTTCCGGCTTTATCTTTAATCTCAACAACCGCTGAATTTGCCGCTTGAGGGGTAAATTCAGGCAGGTAATAAATCAGTAGCTCTTCTTCGTAATCGTATTCAGCGATTCCTCGCTGTCCATTCATGATGAATTTGGCAGAAGATGATTCGATACCGGTAAGATCATCGGTAACCCTTACCGAAGCCCGCCATTTTCCATAGTCCGTTTTGTAGATGTTAAGACCGGAGATTTCCGGGGCTTCATTATCAGCTAAAACCGTAAACTCACCAAGTGATGATGGACGGGCGTGGAGTGTTCTTCCTGTCAATTCAGATTCCACATAGCTTGTATCTCCATCTGAAGCATCAATTCGGAAAAGCCGGTAGTTGTTGCCGGCTTCAAAGTAATCTCCCAAAAAGAATTCCAGCCCAAAGTTGGATTTTGCAGGAAGCATTTCAGGCTGCACGGAGATGCTGATTGCTTCATTATCCATTTCATAGGAAGAAGCAACGGTCAGCGTGTCAAAGAAAGCCTTTTCACCAAATCTAAGCTTTAATCGATGATCAGGAGTTACAATTTTTTGAGCGCTTCCGGGAGTGATGCGGGCAAATTGTAACTGCTTTGAAGAGTCAACACGAACAATGTGCTGAGATTCTTCCCACTTAATTCCAAGGGTGAGTTGTGTCAGGTCAAGGGTGTTCTGAAGGTCAGGTGAAGCCCAGTTTTCAGCCCAGTACCATTCATCCGTATTGGGGGTCAGAGAAACCGATGAAGAATTTGAAAGTGTGTCCGGGACAAATGTTACAGTTGCTCTGGATGTGTTGCCAAAGTAGTCTGAAGCCACAATGGTATAAGTTTCCGAAGAGTCGGATATACCTACCCGTGCTGTTTCTTTAGTGATCAGATAGAAAGGATTTTTACTTCCATCTTTACGATACAGCCGCTGATGCCCACGCCGGGTTGATCCGAAAGGAGCTATCCGATCCAGAAACATTTCGTTACTCTCATTGTAGTCAAACCGGTTCAGTTCTTGATAAAACAACGTATCCGAATCCTGAACCAATGCCAGCGAGTAAACCGCGTAGGCATTATAAACCTCATCGGCCCGATCGTACACATTCACGGCCAACCCTGCTTTTTCGGTTAGTTTTACTTCACCAAAATCGAACACTTCCTTGCTTTTACCTGCCCTGATATAATTGGAAGCGGGCTGCCCATTTACCCGTGAGTTTTTTGTCAAGGGCTCAACAATAAGCGAAGAGAATACCGGGGGGAGGTCATCTTTTATGGATAAATTGGTTCTTAAAGCATTGACCGGTGTTTCCAGTGAGTCCCGGATTTCAAAATGAAGATGGGGCGGGCCAATGCCGGTCGATCCGGTATATCCAATTACATCCCCTTGGTTTACTTGTATGGCCAGAGTGTCGAGGAAGGCATCCATTTCAAAAGAAAAATCCTGTAGCCTTATCGAGTCTGCAATGGACTGAAATTGCTCCTTAAAACGCTGAAGGTGAGCGTAAACGGTGAATGTTCCGTCATCATGTTGAAGATATATAGCGTTTCCGTACCCGCGTTCTGTAACCAGTAATCTAAACAGGGTGCCGTCCCGGGAAGCAAAAACTTTGTAGCCTTCCCGTCCCCAGGTTTTAATATCCAGTCCGGCATGAAAGTGAGCGGATCGCGTTTCCCCAAAGGTAGAGCTCAGGTAATTGCCGGATGCGGATGGCCACAGGTATTCCTGTGCCTGAACATTTGCAGCAGTTATGAAAAGTGAAAAGATGGCTATACTG
This genomic window contains:
- the porV gene encoding type IX secretion system outer membrane channel protein PorV, whose protein sequence is MKRTVSIIAAALFLMPAITYAQVAITAVPFLQIEPDSRGAGMGNTGVAIADNASALFWNPAGLAFQKGANQASITHSNWLANFNVSDLFYDYVVGKYYVEGIGTFGAHLTYLNLGEQVETDETSPEPISRFQSYEVALGGSYGYQVSKNFGVGTSLRLIYSSLASGTSIAAQKVNPGSSVAVDLSFLYKTDTFSLGGRDARFSFGSNLSNLGPGIQYTDNAQKDPLPTVLRFGWSFDLDLDDEGINRITVANDISKIMARTDKFEVQSGDSTVIETKAVGPIEALYKSWSSFERFDGQNTVEVGLMQQFMIGAGIEYWYADQFALRGGYYFEDPQNGDREYITFGAGIRYSFLGVDFSYIKTLEEDHPLANTLRFSLLIDF
- a CDS encoding acetyl-CoA C-acyltransferase; amino-acid sequence: MRDVVIVSAKRTPMGSFGGSLSSFSAPELGASAILEAVKSGGIKPDDVQEVVMGNVLSAGIGQAPARQAAMKAGLHERTPATTVNKVCASGMKSIMIAADQIRLGEAEIIVAGGMESMSNVPYYLPKQRFGAKYGHVEAEDGIVKDGLWDVYNKYLMGNAGDLCARECNISREEQDEYAINSYKRAIEATEKGYFKDELIKIKVKDRKGNVTEVEKDEELGKVRFEKIPELRPVFDKEGTVTAANASSINDGAAAVLVMSADKAKELGLKPLAKILSHSSAAKAPEWFTTAPADAIPIALKRAGLTKNDIDLFEINEAFSVVALANNQILELDPEKVNIHGGAVSIGHPLGCSGARIIVTLIHALRRTKGKYGCAGICNGGGGASSLVLEML
- the porU gene encoding type IX secretion system sortase PorU — translated: MLNKLLYISGLLCLLIAEVANAQQLKVVAETDSFTDYEFSNEKLEILSPYGLMVPVSGNTPRYQVLEQAVSTINREISPEQATVLALSDNSKPLIEISEPGIQRGQKVSALSINIARYGESGTKVLRKFRIRVYKEGDTRLPQLRTAKQNNSSLFDEGAWYKIPITKNGIYELDATYLEDLGIEVSAIDPRNIQLWGTGGYQLPEANDQPRPELTQIPVIVEGQNDGTFNANDRVIFYGNSPHRVLRDSIEFEHRLHPYSNQSFVFLTVSDAPGDRLAAVNNNFSPSRTITSFHDFSWKDEELYKTEESIKSGRHWFGRRFDASSNGTSIPVFADTLAGIITNEPITVEGQFINRSTNSANFEVSINNQQIETVNIRAISCLSSCGSCYNCSSGDSGVEGSFRTSFTPSIQDGIIEAEATYNHSESSSRGFLDWFRVVVRRELQAQNNHLYFYSPADGSSSELAQYRLSGFDSQPVILDVSDVTQPKLLSSTGSNGNYSFNYYSGDDLRFVAQSSFFQPAMGTLVAPQNLKGITDYPDYIIVTADEFREYAEDLGNYRSQKDGLNPVIVTQEQILNEFSGGVVDPSAIRDYTKFLYDRALNDGQEPPQYLLLFGDATFDYKNIISNGFQNYIVTYQSDESLNRIQSFATDDFFGFLDDNEGDLTGGQTSNSHYLDIGLGRISAQTRSEAAIAVQKIKTYEDPANTGNWQNLLTFAADDDFPDSGDRDIHVVNADETAQRMNFMEPGLRIKKVYEFAYPVEITGSGRKIPGATDAFISSFNEGTLVMNYSGHGNEQTLSDEELFLSNYIPNLTNRDQLAVLVTATCQFGRYDDIDAQSGAEKLLFAENGGIIGAFTTTRVVFTSFTISAGNNFGLNVALSQRMVERNPDGSPLRLGDIYLRTKNSSIGSSTVVASRNSKKFILIGDPATKFRLPEQQADLTSINGYTETGEDTTLTIKALEQVNLAGQIKDLQGNPLPNYSGEAVITVMDAPRNVPLPSDREWVAQDNCRLSGCDYESENDILFKGKAAITNGQFTSSFIVPKDISFSDNTGRIIFFANSNGQTAGGSYTKVRFNGVNENAVDDGSGPQMDVFLNDERFVNGNLVNSSPTLIIELEDQSGINTTGTGVGHEIIATIDTEPQQSFVLNDFYEGSLNDFTRGRIEYPLDQLPEGSYTLKVRAWDVHNNPSEEEVFFEVASSEELTVRNVFNFPNPMNNATRFSFEHNQPGNPLDVSVRIYTLSGKPVQHIEQSLITTSSYASISWDGRDRDYDRLGNGTYIYVLRVATNTPKGRQTAEQVEKLVIIR